GCGGAGACGCTGCGGATCATGAACGGCGGTGGCGCCCACACCAAGGCCGCCGCGGAGATCGCGCTCGCCGGCCCGCCGCCGCTGCTGCGCAAGTTCGTCCAGTTCGCGCAGCACAAGGCGGCGAAGAAGGACTACGACACGGCCGTCCACGTGGCATCCGTCCGGCGTCTGGTCGCCAACGCGGCGCTGTCCGCCGCCAAGGCCGAGCAGCAGGCCGCGGAGGGCGCCAAGGCCGCGGCGGACGCACGCGGTGCCGCCGAGGCGGCGCAGGGCTACGCCCGGCAGGCCAAGGACGCCTCGGACGCGGCCCAGGTGTACGCCGCCGACGCCGCCCGGTCCGCCGAGCAGGCCGACGCGTCAGCCAAGCAGGCGGCCGAGTCCGCCCGTCAGGCCAGGGCCGCCGCCGACCGGGCGAACGACGCGGCGGCCGCCGCCGGCCGGTCCGCGAGCGAGGCGGCCGCCTCCGCCGTGCGGGCGGCGGCCTCCGCCGACTACGCCTACCAGCAGGCCGACCGTGCCGCTGCCGCCGCCATCGCCGCCGGCAAGGACGCCGCCGAGGCCGCGGCGGCGGCGTACGAGGCGGTCCTGATCGCCGTGGTGAAGCTCGTCGAGGAGGCGACGAAGGACGACGGCACGGAGATCGGCACCGGTGAGCAGGACTATCCCGGTGACGGTGACGACCTGAGCGGTGAGGGCGGACTGTCCGCCGCGGACAAGGCGACGCTGGTGCTCGACATCACCGGCATCTTCGACCCGTCGCCCGTCAGCGACGGCGCCTCGGGCCTGCTCAGCCTCTTCCGCGGTGACTTCGCCGGCGCGGGCCTGTCGGCCGCCGCGCTGATCCCGTACGCGGGTGACGCCCTCGCCAAGCCGGCGAAGTTCGCGAAGTACCTGGAGAAGTTCGAGAACCTCGCCAAGCACGCCACCGACCTCGACTGGGTCGGCAAGGCGGCGCACAGCATGAAGCACCTGTCGCCGAACCAGTGGCACGACGCGCTCACCAAGATGAACAAGCTGTCCGGTGACGCCGCGAAGATGTACCAGAACAAGCGGTACGTGCAGGCCGCGGACAAGTTCGGTCTGCCCACGAACGGGCCCGTGCCCTTCGTCCCGCGCAAGGACTGGGACGTGAAGCGCCCGCAGATCAGGGGCGGCGGCTTCGAGGACAAGTACGGCAACATCTGGACCCGGGCCAAGGACGGCAAGGACGAGTGGGACGTCCAGATCCCGAAGGGCAAGGGATTCGAGACGTTCGCCGGGAGCAAGAACCAGGGCAAGGACTACTCCCACGCCAACATCTCCAGGGACGGCAAGGTGACCCACTGATGTTGTTCAAGCCGACCGACGTCGTGGCCCGGGTGTTCCTCAACACCCGGGACGCGGCCACGGCCGACGCGTCCCTGCGCGAGTGCCTGGGGCTGGTCGCCGAACTGACGCCCGTGAGCGTCACGTTCGAGCAGGCCGATCCGGCGGGGCTGCGCCGCGGGTTCCTGGTGGAGCTCATGGTGGTGCTGCCGCCGGCCGCGGCGGAGCGCCCCGAGGAGGTGCTGCTCACCACGGTCCGCCCGCTGATCGGGCGGCTGGGCCTGGACGAGGCGTTGTTCGAGCTCGACGACCCGGCCGGCAGGACCGGCGGCGTGCTCCTCCCCGAGCACGTCCGGGACGAGCGGCGCACGGCCTGCGGCGCGTACTGGCTGCTCGCGGGCATCGGCGTCGACCCGCTGACCGGCCAGGACACCGACGAGGCCGACTATGAGGGCGACGGCGACGACCTCTGACGTACGTCCGTACCGCTCCGGGCTCCGGCGGGCCTCCTCCACGTCCGCGGGCATCCCGCCCCTCAGCGGGGCGGTAAGCTTACTCGGGCGCTCGCCCGGAACCGGCCGCGACCGTCTGCCATCCTGCCTGCCATGCCCGCGCGCGATCGGAGACCGCCGGCACCGCGCCTGGCCACTGACCACCACCGACATCCACGAGTGCCCCGGCACCGGCCTGGCCCGCGTCACGGACCTGCGGTACCTCACCGGGCACGACAGCGGGACCACCGTCCCGGGAGCAGCGTGGGTGGCTCCGTACCCCCGCGATCACGGCCGTGGCATCCACCCGGATCCGGTCGGCTTCCGGATGGACGTGCACTCGGTCGATGCCGCTGAACGTGCTGCCACCCGCGCGGTGCTGCGGGCGCAGGTCCTTCCCGCGACTCCGCGAAGGGATCACGCACGCGATCGCCGCCGACGAGACCTGGCGCCTGGCACCGCACCGGCACTACCGGGGGCTCACCGACGGCCGGCCCACCCACCGCGACGAGGACTGAACGGGGCCCGGACGGGCGACACGCGCCCCGGCGAGGCGACGCGCAGGCGCGCCCCGAGCCCGGCAGGCCGCAGCCCCCGGTCCGCCAGGTGCTCCGGTCCGAAAGCCCGCCCGGGACCTCAGACGCCGGTGTACCGGGCGGCGTACTCCTCGCTGGGTGGGACGACGGTGATGACGTCGATCAGCACACCGTCGGGGGCGGCGACGATGAAGTGGCGCTGGCCGAACTCCTCCGTACGCAGGGGCAGTACCTCGGTCAGGCCGGCCTCCGCCACGAGCCGCTGGTGCTCGCGGTCCACGTCGCCGACCTCGAAGTTCAGCAGCAGGCCGCCCCGCAGCGCGACCCGGTGGCCCTCGGGGACGGTCGGGTGGGCGTGGTCCAGGAGGGCCAGCTCGTAGTGCGGGGCGTCGGGGCGGCGCAGGCTGACGTACCAGTCCGCCGCGAACGTCACCTCGAACCCGAAGTGGCGGGTGTAGAAGTCGCGGGAGGCCGCCACGTCCCGGGTGGCGAGCACCGGGTAGAAGCCGCCGAGCGTGGTCGTCGTGGGCACGGTCTCGGGCTCGTTCGTCATCGCAGAGGTCCTCCGGCTCCTTTCACATACCCGGGGTATGTGAATTGTGACGTTAGCATACCCCGGGTACGTGAAAGGGAAGGGACGGTACGCGCCATGGCGGTCAACCGGGCGGAGCAGCGGGCGGCCACACGGCAGGCGCTGCTGGCCGAAGGGCGGCGGCGGTTCGCCGCCGACGGGTACCACCACGTGGTGCTGGCCGAGGTGGCGCGGGCCGCAGGGGTGACCAAAGGAGCCGCCTACCACCACTTCGACAGCAAGGCGGGCCTCTTCCGGGCCGTCGTCGCCGAGGTCCAGCGGGACCTGGGCGAGCGGGTCGCGACCGCAGCCGAGCGGCACGAGGACCTCTGGGAGCAGCTCAGGGCCGGCTGCCGGGCCTTCCTGGCCGCGGGGTCCGACCCTGCGGTGCGGCGGATCCTGCTGGTCGACGCGCCGACCGTGCTGGGCTGGGACGAGTGGCGGGCCCTGGACGAGGAGTCCTCCGCCCGGCACCTCGCGGAGGCGCTGACGGCGCTCACCGCAGCCGGCGTCATCGCCGACCAGCCGGTGGAGCCCCTGACCCGGCTGCTCTCGGGGGCGATGAACGAGGCCGCGCTCTGGATCGCGCGGGGCGGGGACCCGCAGGCCGCGGAGCAGGCGCTCGACCGGCTCCTGGCGGGGCTGCGCACTCCGGCCTGACCCCTTCGGGCTCCGACGCCCCGACGCTCGGCCGACCGGCTCCGGCCCAGGATCACCTCGCGGTCGGGGTGTTCCGTCCCACCGGTGTCGAGACACCAGGCGTCGCCCCAGTCGAGGGCGATGCGATTGCGGCGCCGCACGACCGGACCCCGGAGGAGCTCTGCTGTCAGGCCGGGGTCGTTGTCGTGCAGCCGGCCCAGCAGCTCGGGCCGTACGGAGCGCACGTGCGTCCGCTCCAGGACGGTGAGCTTCACCCTTTCCCCGCAAGCGGTACAGAGCGCGAGGAGCCAGACGTCGATGAGCTTGTGGTGGGCGTCGACGCGGGACTTGCCGCTCGGACGAAGGCAACGCCGGGTCGCGACGACGGTGACGGTGACCGGTGCCGCCGAAGACGGAGGTCCGCCGGAGGCGTTCAGCCGCCGGAAGCGGACGGCGCGGTCGCGGGTGCGCCGGCCCGGCCGCTGTGCACCAGGCGCCGCTCGCAGGTCCCTACGACCGCGTGATGCGGTCGCGCAGCCAGGAGTCGACGTCGCCGAGCGCCGTCCTGGCCAGCGCCGTGGGGTGGCCGGTGAAGCCGTGGGGTGACTCCGGGTAGATCCGGAGCTCGACGTCATTGCCGGCCGCCGACAACCGGCCTGCCAGCGCCAGATTGTCTTCCAGCAGTACGTCCGTGCTCCCGACGATCAGCAGCACCGGGGGGAGCCCGCCGAGGTCGCCGTAGAGGGGAGAGACATCGGGGACGGTGCGGTCTTCCACATGGCCGGCGTAGGCCTGGAGGAAGTACTCGTCCGCGATGCGGCGACCGGCCGGGGTGCGTGCGCTCAGGTCATAGGTGCCGAATTGGAGCGCGGCGCCGGTGAATCGGTCCACGGCGCCCCTGTCTCTGAGCCGGAGCAGGGTCGCCAGGGCGAGTGTGGCCCCCGCGGAGCTCCCGCCGATCGCCAGCCGGGACGTTCCGAAGCGGGCGTCGGCCTCCCGGACGAGCCAGAGCGCCGCTGCTTCACAGTCGTCGGGCGCCGCCGGCCAGGGGTGCTCGGGCGCCAGCCGGTAGTCGACGCTGACGACGGCGAGGCGCAGGGCGTCGGCGAGCTCGCGGTTGCGTGCGTCTCCATGCGCGGCCGAGTCCATGAAGAAGCCGCCGCCGTGGATATCCAGGTAGACGCCCCGCGGCGGACCGTCGACGGGCGTGAAGATCCTGACGGGTACGCGCCCTTCCGCGGCTTCGACCGTCTCTTCCACGGCGGGCGGATCGGCGGCCCGGGGAGCGGTCCTCCTCGCTCGTGCCTCGATGAGCTCCTCCAGGGTGCCGGGGCCGCGGCCCGCCACCCGCGACGCGTAGAAGCGACGAGCCTCGTCGACCTGCTCCGCGGGCACGCCGGCGAACAGTGCGTCCAGAGCGAACCGCACGCGTCCTCCTCCTCACTCGGATCCCGACTCCACGCTATCGCCGACCCGCGGCGCCGGATCCGTCCCCCCGCCCAGGAAGCACCGCACGGTCACCGGGACGTCTTCGGACGATCGAGCGTCTCGGCGTGCCGGCCGTCGCCGAGGACAGCTCAGGCCCCTACAACTCCAGGACCACACAGGGCTGTTGTGTCATCCCCAGGGTGGAGGAGAGGTGCAACCCAGCGAGGGATCCGCAGGGGTGGCCGGTTCCTGAAAGATCCTTCCTTTCCGAACATGTGACCGGAAGGATGGACACCTTGCGCAGACGACGTCTCGCGCCCCTGTTGGCCGTGAGTGTGACGGCGACGCTGGCTCCCGCACTCGCCACGTCGACGGCCACCGCCGCTCCGGCCGCCACCCCGTCGACCGTCTCCTCGTCCGCCGCCGCCGAGGGCGCGCTGGACCGGTACGTGAAGCAGAAGCCGCGCTGGAAGCGGTGCGAAGCCGACTCCCCGGCGGAGTTCGAGTGCGCAACGATCAAGGTCCCGCTGGACTACCGGGCTCCCGGGGGCAAGCGGATCGACATGGCCATATCCCGGATCAAGAGCACCGCGCCCGACAAGCGGCGCGGTGTCCTGTTCTCCAACCCCGGCGGCCCGGGGGGTCCGGGGCTCCACATGCCGCTGGGGATGCAGGATCGCCTTCCCGCGTCCGTACGACAGAAGTACGACCTCATCGGCTTCGACCCGCGCGGCGTGGGTCGGAGCAGCCCGGTCTCCTGCGGTCTGGAACCGGAGGAGGAGAACTGGCTGCGGCCGTACAAGCGGGAGACGTTCGGCAAGGACGTCGCCTGGGCGCGCGACGTGGCGGACAAGTGCAGGGAGAAGGCGGGCGGCACGCTCCCGCACATCACCACGCGCAACACCGCGCGGGACATGGATCTGCTCCGGGCGGTCCTCGGTGAGAAGAAGATCTCGTACGTGGGTTACTCGTACGGCACGTACCTGGGAGCCGTCTACGCCCAGCTCTTCCCGGGCCGGGCCGACCGGTTCGTGCTGGACAGCGCGGTCGATCCGGCGCGTGCCTGGCGGGGGATGATCCAGTGGTGGGCGGAGGGCGCCGAGCCCGCGTTCGACCGCTGGACCGCGTGGGCCGCCGAGCGTTCGGAGGAGTACGGCCTCGGTGACACCCCGAAGAAGGTCGACCGGACCTTCTGGGACCTGGTCGCGCAGGCCGACGAGAAGCCCATCGAGATGGACGGGCAGTCGATCACCGGAGACGACGTCCGGAGCGGGATGCGCCAGGCGGTCTTCAGTCCGCAGTACGCCAGCGAGGCCTTCGTGGAACTCAGGAAGGCCGCGGCCGGCCAACCCGCCTCCGCGGAGAGGCTCGCGGTGCTCGCCGGATCCGCCGGATCCGCCGGAACCGGGGCGGCCGGCACCGCCACGGAGGCCGCCGAGGTGCCGTCCGACAACATGACGGCGAGCTTCTGGGCCGTGGTGTGCGGTGACAACTCTGCCGCGTGGTCCCGCGATCCCGAGAGCTACCGGCGGGACGCCATCGAGGACAAGGGCCGCTACCCGCTCTACGGCGACTTCGCGTCCAGCATCAAGCCCTGTGCGTTCTGGGACAGGTCCGTGGAACCGGCGACGAAGGTGAGGAACAAGGTCCGCTCCCTGGTCGTCCAGAACGAGTGGGACTCGCAGACCCCGCTGCCGAGCGCCCAGGCCCTGCACGCCGTCCTGAAGGGCTCGAAGATGGTCACCGTCCTCGGCGGCGAGGGCCATGGCGTCTACCCGAACGGCAACGCCTGCACGGACGGCACGGTCACCGGCTACCTGCTCACCGGCAGGCTCCCGGCGAAGGACGTGACCTGCCGGGCGACGGCCGACTCGAACGCGGAGGCGCGCAGGAACCAGGAGCGGGACGTGCTGCCCGGGTCCCCGCTCCCGGAGCGCGCCCCGGACCGCTTCTGACCCCGGCCGCACGGCCCACTGCCGCGTGAGGCGGTGAGGGCGGGGCGGGACCTCCCGCGCGGGGTCCCGCCCCCTCGCGCGTCAGCGGCGCCGCCGGTGCCGGGGGAGTCGGTCGACGGGCCCGGTGGCGGTGCGTCGCCGTCGGCCGACGGCGGGGCGCTCGTCGGGCCCCCTGGCGGGAGCACCGGTCACCATGGCTGCCGGGCAGGGCAGGCGGCAGGGCGGCACGGCTCAGGAGCGACCGACCCGATGCGGTCGCGGGGCCGGCAGGGCGGAGGGCGGGTGGCCGGATGCGGTGCGTGTTGACCTGTCCGGGGGAAATGCTGAAAAGACATCCGATTCGGGGTCGTTTTCCACTTTCTACCCTTCCCGACCCGCATAATCTGCCGCTGAATCGTCCAAGCAGTAATGAACCTGGAGGTAGGGGCATGGGTCTTCCCATCGTCGGTGGTCTGGTCGACAGCGTGGTCGGCATTGTGGCCGGCACTGTGTATGGCGTCGTGCCGCAGCTCGGAGCCCTCCTGGGTGGGCTGGGCCTGCCGCTCTGAGCGTGCGCGCGCATAGTGTGGCGCCGGTCTCGCCGAGGCCGGCGTACACCTGGAAACGGCTGGTGTTCCGCGCTCGCTTTTCCCTGGCTCGGCAGTGGCGTGCAGTGTGTTCCGAAAGACGCCGAGCGGCCCGGCGCGTCGCCGAGTCGCATGGTGTCGACCGATTCGGCACACGGCCGTAGCCGACAGGGGTGATCCGTCGGGAGGTGCCTGGGTCGACAGCCGCCCCAGGCACTCCGCTCCCGCATCTCGGCCCCCGCCTCCACTGCGCTCCAGGCGCTGTATGACCCACGCCCGCATCTGCTCGTCGACGTCGCGTGGCTGCAAGTCGAGGCGGAGCTGGGCCCGGTCGGGGAGCACTGCTCGGGTAAGGCGAACGCCTTGACGGCGCCCGCGGCGCCCAGGGTCGTGCCGGGCTGCCCGGGCCGCTCGGCGCCGCGCTACCCACCCCGCTTGTGACACCCCTGTGACCCCCGCTGTGACCCCCACCACGCGTGGTACGTCGGCGTCCTGATGGGATGACCGGATGAGCAGACTGACCTCTTCCCGCAAGGGCCTCTCCGCGACCGCGCCCCTGCCCGTGTCCCTCGCCGCGATCGCCCTCCTGCTCACGGCCTGCGGGACGGAGCGCGCTGACGCAGGGCACTCGGGCGGAAGTACGGCCGTGCCGCCGTCGTCCGTGCAGGTCGACGATCCGGGCAAGGACGGCGTACGCATCACCTCGTTGACCCTCGCCCCGGCTTCCCCCTCGCCGTCCCCCTCGACGCCCGATGACTTCACCGTCTCCGCCGACAGTCTCGCCGCCGACTCGGGAGTCTCCGCCGCCTACGAGGTCACCAACGACGGCACCGAGACCCTGACCTACTCGATCGTCTTCACCTTCATGAGCCGTGACGGTGGAGCCATGGCCAACCAGACGGCCACCGTGCGCGACGTCGGCCCCGGGAAGACCGTGCGCGGCACGGTCCGGGCCGGGGTGCTGCCGCCCACCACGCCACGGGTGACGCAGGCCAAGGTGCTCGAAGTGACCAAGGTCCCCGCGGGTGAGGCACCGGCCGAGGCAGGCTCATGCCCCTCCTCCGGGATCCGCGTCAGCGCCGACGAGGGCGACGCGGCGATGGGACTGCGGGTCGTGGGCCTGCACCTCGACAACTGCGGTACGCGCCCGTACACCGTCGAG
This portion of the Streptomyces changanensis genome encodes:
- a CDS encoding VOC family protein, yielding MTNEPETVPTTTTLGGFYPVLATRDVAASRDFYTRHFGFEVTFAADWYVSLRRPDAPHYELALLDHAHPTVPEGHRVALRGGLLLNFEVGDVDREHQRLVAEAGLTEVLPLRTEEFGQRHFIVAAPDGVLIDVITVVPPSEEYAARYTGV
- a CDS encoding TetR/AcrR family transcriptional regulator, which gives rise to MAVNRAEQRAATRQALLAEGRRRFAADGYHHVVLAEVARAAGVTKGAAYHHFDSKAGLFRAVVAEVQRDLGERVATAAERHEDLWEQLRAGCRAFLAAGSDPAVRRILLVDAPTVLGWDEWRALDEESSARHLAEALTALTAAGVIADQPVEPLTRLLSGAMNEAALWIARGGDPQAAEQALDRLLAGLRTPA
- a CDS encoding alpha/beta hydrolase: MRFALDALFAGVPAEQVDEARRFYASRVAGRGPGTLEELIEARARRTAPRAADPPAVEETVEAAEGRVPVRIFTPVDGPPRGVYLDIHGGGFFMDSAAHGDARNRELADALRLAVVSVDYRLAPEHPWPAAPDDCEAAALWLVREADARFGTSRLAIGGSSAGATLALATLLRLRDRGAVDRFTGAALQFGTYDLSARTPAGRRIADEYFLQAYAGHVEDRTVPDVSPLYGDLGGLPPVLLIVGSTDVLLEDNLALAGRLSAAGNDVELRIYPESPHGFTGHPTALARTALGDVDSWLRDRITRS
- a CDS encoding alpha/beta hydrolase, whose translation is MDTLRRRRLAPLLAVSVTATLAPALATSTATAAPAATPSTVSSSAAAEGALDRYVKQKPRWKRCEADSPAEFECATIKVPLDYRAPGGKRIDMAISRIKSTAPDKRRGVLFSNPGGPGGPGLHMPLGMQDRLPASVRQKYDLIGFDPRGVGRSSPVSCGLEPEEENWLRPYKRETFGKDVAWARDVADKCREKAGGTLPHITTRNTARDMDLLRAVLGEKKISYVGYSYGTYLGAVYAQLFPGRADRFVLDSAVDPARAWRGMIQWWAEGAEPAFDRWTAWAAERSEEYGLGDTPKKVDRTFWDLVAQADEKPIEMDGQSITGDDVRSGMRQAVFSPQYASEAFVELRKAAAGQPASAERLAVLAGSAGSAGTGAAGTATEAAEVPSDNMTASFWAVVCGDNSAAWSRDPESYRRDAIEDKGRYPLYGDFASSIKPCAFWDRSVEPATKVRNKVRSLVVQNEWDSQTPLPSAQALHAVLKGSKMVTVLGGEGHGVYPNGNACTDGTVTGYLLTGRLPAKDVTCRATADSNAEARRNQERDVLPGSPLPERAPDRF
- a CDS encoding DUF4232 domain-containing protein — protein: MSRLTSSRKGLSATAPLPVSLAAIALLLTACGTERADAGHSGGSTAVPPSSVQVDDPGKDGVRITSLTLAPASPSPSPSTPDDFTVSADSLAADSGVSAAYEVTNDGTETLTYSIVFTFMSRDGGAMANQTATVRDVGPGKTVRGTVRAGVLPPTTPRVTQAKVLEVTKVPAGEAPAEAGSCPSSGIRVSADEGDAAMGLRVVGLHLDNCGTRPYTVEGYPLLELLGEDRKPVDGVRILQGSGEITTGAGPDRQPRPVTLGPGESAIASLVWRNTTESGAPVNVPYVRVRAKAGADPVTVTPNLDLGTTGKLGVKPWVKKAP